A region from the Microcebus murinus isolate Inina chromosome 3, M.murinus_Inina_mat1.0, whole genome shotgun sequence genome encodes:
- the NEURL3 gene encoding E3 ubiquitin-protein ligase NEURL3 gives MGAQLSFEANAKSPGEALRFHTEAKGAQVHLDTRGCTAHRRATFHDGIVFSQRPVLPGERVALRVLRQEGGWRGGLRVGFTRLDPARVSASSLPPFVCPDLEERSPTWAAMLPDRCVLEGNVVRFWVNQRGWLFAKINAGRPILLRKGVLMGAPLWAVMDVYGTTKAIELLDPTASLYPTTSWSVLSDEAVAEPEGDKAVPKPEATSGEECAICFYHAANTCLVPCGHTHFCSSCSWRVFRDTAKCPVCRWQIEAVVPA, from the exons ATGGGTGCCCAGCTCAGCTTCGAGGCCA ACGCCAAGTCCCCGGGAGAGGCGCTTCGCTTCCACACGGAGGCCAAGGGCGCGCAGGTGCATCTGGACACCCGCGGCTGCACCGCGCACAGGCGCGCCACGTTCCACGACGGCATCGTGTTCAGCCAGCGGCCGGTGCTGCCGGGCGAGCGCGTGGCCCTGCGCGTGCTGCGCCAGGAGGGCGGCTGGCGTGGTGGCCTCCGCGTGGGCTTCACGCGCCTGGACCCCGCGCGCGTGTCCGCGTCCAGCCTGCCGCCCTTCGTGTGCCCGGACCTGGAGGAGCGGAGCCCGACGTGGGCGGCCATGCTGCCAGACCGCTGCGTGCTCGAGGGGAATGTGGTCCGCTTCTGGGTGAACCAAAGGGGCTGGCTCTTCGCCAAGATCAACGCAGGCCGCCCGATCCTACTGCGCAAGGGCGTGCTCATGGGCGCCCCGCTCTGGGCGGTGATGGACGTGTACGGGACCACCAAGGCCATCGAGCTTCTGG ATCCCACAGCCAGCCTGTATCCCACAACCTCTTGGTCGGTCCTCAGCGACGAGGCTGTGGCTGAGCCGGAAGGTGACAAGGCTGTGCCTAAGCCTGAAG CCACCTCGGGAGAGGAGTGTGCCATCTGCTTCTACCACGCCGCCAACACCTGCCTTGTCCCCTGTGGCCACACGCACTTCTGCAGCTCCTGTTCCTGGCGGGTCTTCAGGGACACAGCCAAGTGCCCCGTGTGTCGCTGGCAGATTGAGGCGGTAGTCCCGGCCTGA